In one window of Chryseobacterium sp. JV274 DNA:
- a CDS encoding exopolyphosphatase — MKIAAIDIGSNAARLLINEVKINNRKPEFIKLNLLRIPLRLGMDVFTIGKIGPEREKMVIDSMKIFSDLMKIYKVDHYRACATSAMRDASNGNEIIELVKEASGINIEIISGDEEATLVYENHVAEGLDKEFAYLYIDVGGGSTELTFYENGKMVYEKSFNIGTIRLLNNLVTMDNWKEMKDEIKENIVSKKPIVAIGSGGNINKVFSMSKTKDGKPMSLSHLKKVHKEFNELSVEERMTNYNLREDRADVLVHALSIFNNVMLWSDINRIFVPKISVADGLIHNIYTQLQHKK, encoded by the coding sequence ATGAAGATAGCAGCGATAGACATAGGGAGTAATGCAGCCCGCCTTCTAATCAATGAAGTTAAGATTAATAACAGAAAACCTGAATTCATCAAACTCAACCTTCTCAGAATTCCCCTGAGACTGGGAATGGATGTTTTCACCATCGGAAAAATAGGTCCCGAAAGAGAAAAAATGGTCATTGACTCCATGAAAATCTTCAGTGACCTGATGAAAATATATAAAGTGGATCATTACAGAGCCTGTGCTACCAGTGCCATGCGTGACGCTTCCAATGGCAACGAAATTATTGAACTCGTAAAAGAAGCATCTGGAATCAACATCGAAATTATTTCCGGTGATGAAGAAGCTACCCTGGTTTATGAAAATCATGTTGCAGAAGGTCTTGATAAAGAATTCGCTTACTTATACATCGACGTTGGCGGAGGTTCTACGGAACTTACCTTCTACGAAAACGGTAAAATGGTTTACGAGAAATCGTTCAATATCGGAACCATTCGTCTTCTCAACAACCTGGTTACGATGGACAACTGGAAAGAGATGAAGGACGAGATCAAGGAAAATATTGTCAGCAAGAAACCAATTGTAGCGATTGGATCAGGAGGAAACATCAACAAAGTGTTCTCCATGAGCAAAACCAAAGACGGGAAACCCATGTCTTTATCACACCTGAAAAAGGTCCATAAAGAATTCAATGAGCTGTCTGTGGAAGAAAGAATGACCAATTACAACCTTAGAGAAGACCGTGCCGATGTATTGGTACATGCCCTGAGCATCTTCAATAATGTGATGTTATGGTCTGATATCAACAGGATTTTTGTCCCTAAAATATCTGTGGCAGACGGATTGATCCACAACATTTACACTCAGTTACAGCACAAAAAGTAA
- a CDS encoding NAD-dependent epimerase/dehydratase family protein: protein MNPIKIILTGATGMVGEGILMECLENPNVSEILSISRKPSGKSHPKLKEYLVPDFLSIDIHDEKLKGYDACFFCAGISSVGMNEEDYTRITYDTTLHFAKAVLNQNPDIVFNYVSGASTDSTESGKMMWARVKGKTENDLKKINFKGAYNFRPGFMKPVDGQLNVKWFFKPFIWIFPVFFQSKSLTLHEVGRAMINVTQKGYPTSTLEIRDIKNLAI, encoded by the coding sequence ATGAATCCAATCAAAATAATTCTTACAGGAGCAACAGGGATGGTAGGTGAAGGCATTTTAATGGAATGTCTTGAGAACCCCAATGTTTCTGAAATCCTCAGCATAAGCAGAAAACCTTCTGGAAAATCACACCCCAAACTGAAAGAATACCTTGTCCCGGATTTTTTATCCATAGACATCCATGATGAAAAACTAAAAGGCTATGATGCCTGTTTTTTCTGTGCCGGAATCAGCAGTGTAGGTATGAATGAAGAAGATTATACCAGAATCACTTACGATACAACCCTTCACTTTGCAAAAGCTGTTTTGAACCAAAATCCGGATATAGTTTTTAACTATGTTTCAGGGGCAAGTACAGACAGCACAGAGAGCGGGAAAATGATGTGGGCACGGGTAAAGGGCAAAACCGAAAATGATTTGAAAAAAATAAATTTCAAAGGGGCTTATAATTTTCGCCCCGGATTTATGAAACCTGTTGACGGTCAATTGAATGTAAAATGGTTTTTTAAACCTTTTATTTGGATTTTTCCTGTTTTTTTTCAATCAAAATCATTAACTTTACACGAAGTGGGTAGAGCAATGATCAATGTGACACAAAAAGGATACCCTACATCTACTTTAGAAATTAGAGATATTAAAAATTTAGCGATATGA